The Coffea arabica cultivar ET-39 chromosome 10e, Coffea Arabica ET-39 HiFi, whole genome shotgun sequence region GGCTCACTGGCCGCCATCCTTTCCATCCTCCAACACTCGTCTTGTCCGCAGAACGTCATCTTCCACTTTGTCACCTCTGCCTCATCCAATGCATCTCTTCTAAGCACCACCGTTGCTTCCTCTTTCCCTTACCTCAAGTTCCAAGTCTACCGTTTCGCCGACGCGGCCGTGGCCGGGCTAATCTCTACATCCATCCGTTCGGCTCTCGACTGCCCTCTTAACTATGCAAGAAGTTATTTAGCTAATCTTTTACCCCTTTGCGTCCGGAAAGTTGTGTACTTGGACTCGGACTTAGTCCTGGTCGATGACATTGCTAAATTGGCGTCAATCCCATTAGGTGATGATAAGGTCTTGGCAGCTCCTGAATATTGCAATGCTAACTTCACCTCATATTTCACCCCAACTTTCTGGTCCAACCCTTCTCTTTCTTTAACATTTGCCAACAGGAAAGCCTGCTACTTTAATACAGGAGTAATGGTGATTGATCTTGATCGGTGGAGAGCGGGGGATTACACAACCAAGATTGAAGAATGGATGGAACTGCAAAAAAGGATGAGGATATATGAATTGGGATCTTTGCCTCCCTTTTTGCTTGTTTTTGCTGGAAATATAGCTCCGGTTGATCATAGATGGAATCAGCATGGTCTAGGAGGTGATAACTTTCGAGGGCTTTGCAGGGATTTGCATCCGGGTCCGGTGAGTTTGTTGCATTGGAGTGGTAAAGGCAAGCCTTGGGCAAGATTGGATGCCAACCGGCCGTGTCCCTTGGATGCTCTCTGGGCACCTTATGATCTGTTAAAGACTCCATTCGCATTTGATTCTTGACAGAAAGTGTCAAAATTGTGACTTAAAGTAGAAGCCATTGCAAGGAAAGCGAGAAGCTGAACATAAATGGCTGCAAGTGTACAGGCTTTTGCTGATGATCGAGTTCATCTGGGAAATACGATACTGTACCATCTTGTCGATGCTTCATCAATTAAAATACTGTAGATAGGAAGGATGCATGGTTCGGGGGCCgtttttgcttttccttttcctttttgggtCTGTAAATTTTTTCAGGTCCTCGCCGCTCATCAAATTTAAAGACGCAGGTTGAAATTCAATTTGTTTGTTGGAATAATACTAGTCTACTAATGAAGATGGGAATTGAAAAAGATGGTAGAACTCTTTTCACTTTTTGGTGGTAGTAATTTTGATTTCTTCTGCATCAACTTTCGTATTAATAATATTGCTGTGATGAATCTCGCAAGCGATCAAATGTACACTACGGAGATTACTTATGAAAGAAAGAACATGActtcatttgaatttttttcttttctttttttttttttttggctgaaaTGTAGACGGACGGAGATGAATCGTTTTAACTCGCTTAGAATTGTGAAAGCCTACTAGAGCATTATGTTGAGGATTAAGCAATTAATTACAGTATGgatccgatttttttttttttttatctaataGTAAATTCATCtagttttaccaaaaaaaaggaaaggaagaaagtaAGTAAATTTGTCCTGTATCTtgcaaagatatatatatatttttttggggtGTTGAATTAGAAGAAGCAGTATGTATACTGTCTCTCCAGGAATGCAAAGCTGGAGCTGAAACTACTATTTAACAGCAGATATCTTTCTTTCAATTCGCTTTTTCGTAATAGTTAATTGCCACCAAACATCCTTCCAAAGGTATGAGATGACTTCAGAAGGAAGATTACATGTAGGATCACTTAACAGCGCATAGGATTTGACTAAAATATATGGAAGAGGAAGACCAGCCGTTTCAAAGTCTTtcatctttctctcttttttttttttttttgttttctattcaATTTAATTCCATCCTTGTAACTTAAAATAGGATCTTGCTGCAGATTGTGTCAGTGTTTTGCCAGCTAAGGCATTGTTGCCTCtccattgaaaaaaataaataaatgaagagAGAACACCACAGTTTTATATTTGTACTAATGTATTACTAGTTGCTAAGGATTTGAGCCAATTGCAGCAAAATCGTATCCCCGGGTATTCCAATAATTTCATTATTGAACTAGGGCCTCGTTTGGCAGACAAGTTTTTTGctaagtttgtctgctacaagttttttaaatacTTTATTAGTTACattaatctcaaaaaacttctcaaaaattttaaaatatacacttcaaaatattcaaaaatttacacactttaaaattttttttaaaaacatctacagtaagCTACAGTAatattttagacaaacacctaaaaaactcacttgccaaacgggGCCATCCCAGGCTAGACGTTGTTGTCctccacttttcttcttttatccaAAGTCGTCACTTTGACGCTAAATCACGTAGTAACCCTCTGTTCCatctcaataaaaaaaaaaaaaagaaaaagaaaaaccctaTTCAATTATTTGTTTGCCTTTGAGCCAATCTTGTAGATCTCTTGTATTTCCACGGGAATAAAAGCCTACATCTCTTCCTTTTTAGCATAATTAGTAATTCATTTTATTCGATGAGGAAGGCCATACGCTAGTCTAAATATTGCACATCGACTATTCAACTTCCATCCACTAGTCTAGATGCATTATTGTTACAGTTTTGTGTTTGGATCGTACCTTATTTACATATATTAATTTAATTGCATcatcaacatattttttaattatttttttattttcatatacattatattaaaaaaagtgctacactattttttttttttttttaagtatcccaaataatctcctatccaaacacaaagGTACGCTGGATTTTCAAAGATTGGCAACACCTTGGAAATCTGATAAATATGGAAACGAAAATAATCAAAACAATTAGTACATTCTACTTATTAGGCAAAATAAACACAACTAGACTGACTAGCTCCATGACATTTTTCATTCCAAGACAAAATAAGCAAATGATAGACTAGTTGTAGTGCATTAAATTTGATGGTACAAAAATGAGTTGCGTAACAATTTCAAAGTCATCTTAATTGCTACTTCCACACGTCCACCTAGTTTGATAGTACACCGAACGAATTGTCCATTCGGATTGATTGACTCCGCCTCTGTCCAGAAAATCGGCTACCGTACACCAAATGGGAAAGCGATGCATACTCATAGGAGCTGTAGTGTCCAAAACGAGGGAAAAACGCGACCGCCAGGAGCCTGTCGGTGGCGCGAGGAAGGAGCAAAGAAGGATCCATGCCCTCTTCGAATTCCCAGTGACCAACATTAATTACCTTTCCTGAGGTTTTGACCATTTCACTGAGAGTGAAATCTCTCGACGTTTTAAAATTTACACCCACTTACTTCTTCTCCTGTGCACCTAAAATAACAAATGCAATTGATACTGTACAGACAAATGATTATCGTATACAGTCGTCCGATCCATAAATATTCATGTTTGCAGTGCTTTAAGGAAAGTCATTGGTGCTGGGGCCCTGTCGGTTCTATTCCCCACACGGAGTTCATTGCCGGACCGCAGGCAATGAATCTGGGTAGAAGTCTTTTCGTCGTTTGGTTGTATAAGCCTTCGAGCTTATCATCTGGCTGGTTTTGCATCCGGAAAATTCGGAGGTATAAATTATAGTAATAGAGTAGTTGTACTATAATTTTGGACATGCAGCTACATAATTTTGGTAAGATGGAGCTGTTTTAAGGACCTTCCTTGAGAATTTTCCTATTATTCGTCTGAATTAGCTGTTTTTTAGGGAGATTTTGTTGTAGCAGAGTTTTaagattttattttgggatatttttagaaaatatttaaaagtagaaggatttttagaatatattttgagatattttttaaaaatttaaaataatttttaaattaccttttagagtatttttttaaaatttttattgtttttgaaaaacactcccATCCAAAGAGAAACTTGTATTGACaactaattattattattacatttaAACGTTTGTTGGTAAATGACACGATGAAACGTCCTTTGGGTGATTTTCTCTTCTCCCTCTGCCTTACGTTTGAATAATTTTTAGTAACTCTGTGATTACTTTCTTCTTTAGTTGGGTTAGAATAAAATTCAGTATATTTATCCCTAAAAAAACGAATTACTATTTACTACTGACTGACAAATAAGAGTTCTAGTCAGCAGTTTCTATCAGTAATGTGTTCAGGATTTGTATGATAAAAATTCTCTTCCAGTTTTACTTTCACCACCTTGCTTGTGTATAAATGTAGCGTAACTGACCCCCTTCATGCATACAGTCAGCAGTAATTCTACAGAAGGAAAACgtaaatgaagaaagaaaaaaacagaaacaaaagaaaaagggttttGTTTGCCAACTTTTGTAGTAACTTTTTATATACGTAAAATCTAAAACAAAACATGCGTCGAATAATACACACACAAAGTAGTGTTAGTAGGTGGTAAATAATGGTCAAATCAATGAAGAAGTCACACTAAAAAGCCAaaaggcctttttttttttttccgagaCACACATAATTCAAATGCTTCGTCCAGTGATTCTTATCATCAGCTCCTTTTTAGCTTTTGCTTTGCAAGCTCTTtcttcgttcattcattcttgaGACAACTAGATACAGTCAGCCAGGTTctttttccctttgtttttaattttttttttttgggaagcaACAACCAAGCTTATTGTAATTAGAATGATTCATTATTAGCATAATACGTACTTAATTTTCAAGTTCCTTACACCTGAACTTACTGTGGCCAAGCTCATGATGTTGATGTTGTGCTACCTTTCAAGATTTTAATTTGCCTCCCAAGATTTTCTTGTCATCATTTCGACTGACTTTGAAAACAAAACGCCTTACACAATGGGATCTAAGCTGTTGCTCCAAATCCACcatttttacttttgcttttactCCAAACTTGAAGGAATGATGAAATACCAGGTATATTATATTTATGACAAAATCAAGTGCATTTCTGAGATATGAGATCCGGTGCCTGTCACCCAAGGAATGTATATATAATTACGAAGTAACATAAAATCCTCTTTTGAAATCTGGTGCGTTTCTCTCAAGGATGCGCATACAATTACAAAGTAGTGTGAAATAAAACATCTTGGTTAGCTAGCTATGTGGGGGAAGGGTTGGAGGGTGAGGTCGGAGGGGGAGGGATTGTAATTAGAAAATCTTGAATTTAAAATCTCtcatttatcaaaaaaaaaaaaaaaaaaccgtggTTAGCTATGTGATTTCTAAAAGCACTGAAAGTAGTTCAGTAACATAAGAGCTCTAAAAACATTTTTCAGTATACATAGATCTCAACTGGACATTAACTCAATCTACTCTCCTTAATTGAGTAGATATTTTGATTAACtggtaatttttattttttccccaaATGCATCTCTAACTCTGTTGTAAACTGTGTACTTCTTTGTTGCCGAGAAACTTTTGCTTGTACATTCTGTTGTATATTCAAACCAAAAGCTACAGAAGCGCACGCCCTTCCAAATCTATGAATGTGAAAGTAAACTCATACACGTTCCTCGAATTTCTTTCCatgttctttttattttttaatccgTTGGACACTTCAAAATTAATTAACATACTTCTTGCAATTAATTAGGGATGACTTACGAATGCCGTTTTGACTCCAACACAAGATCTACTAgtcaaaatttaataaaaaaaaaaaaaggaaccccATTAGCTAGATCTCTTCAAGTAGGCTTAGGTTAAAATCTCTGTCACTCCAACAATTTCCgttttatgtttttcttttccattttgctATTTCCTGGAGTTTTTGTCGAATAATATATTGTATTGATTTGATGTATGAGGgataaaattttgattaaaaaatatattcataaaaaaagtaaaattttttttaaaacaaaaaaaaaaaggctttccAAACGACCACTAGTGGGATGGCTTTAACTTACAAAGAAActactactccctccgtcccactttgatagtcttgtttcttttttcacacagtttaagaaaaagtagttaactttgttggaaaaataaatttaaattgctattttcctaaaataccctcacattaaatagagtacaactttatagaaacttgaattgatggtaaaaaaagaatcaactcattaaatggggtaggtttatagcaacaacaacttgtattgaataagggtattttaggaaaatgaaaatacaactacattcttcaattggaaagtggactgcaatttgggacagacaaaaaaagaaaacaggactatcaaagtgggacggagggagtagtaaATAAGTTACTCGGCCGCGTCTTTCCAAGGTACTTTCCTTAtagattttaaataaataatactgCCAGAAATTCTGTTGACTTAGTTAATTGTCAGGGTGATTAACATGTGTAAGTCTTAATATGCTGTCGGCTGAAGCTTAAGtaagtaaaacaaaaaaaataatctaGAGAAGTCATCAAATGGAAGATTTTACAATGTCCTCGAGCAGAGGCGTAGTATAGGGCCAGGTTTGGTTTGCCTTGTCAAATTGCTAATAAAGAATGAGAGTAAATAAATTGCAAAGGTCTTCTCACAAATTCTTGTGGTCCGCCCCGCAGCAATCTAAAAGCGTCTTTTCCTTGAAATTCTTGCACCAGGGAAATTTCGTCTGcaagaaaaaacaaattatgTGTGTTGATTTTTCCTAAATAGTTGCTTTCAAGTCATTTATCCACCATTTAAATTAAAGATAGGACCAcgattgcttttcttttttctttttttttttttttaaaaaaaaaattttcaacaaggAAAGGGTGGCAGCTTCTTAAGAAGCAATGAGGAAGAAGAGAgacttaaattcaaaatctCTAAATCTCAATTTGTCATACAAAATCTCTAAATCTTAAGGTTTCAACCTTAATCACTGGACTAGTTTTCTGGACAGTCATGATTATTTTTTATCTCTTAATTTTCCTCTATTACTTGTAATGAACTGGAGTTGTGATTTGTACGTACTGATTCTACCATTATAGGTTTTACTCGTATTCATATTAAAAGacttaaaaaaaggaaaggttTTAATTAATTCCATATACTGATCAAACCACTGGCTAATTATACGCGCTTAAACGCATAAGTTCCCATTTTTCTAATCCCAACAACCTTTTTGAGTTCTTTTCCGAGGATGCTTCTGTCGGACGTCTAAAAGCTGAATTCCAAAACCTGAAAAGTAACTTGAGAAAACAATTTcttaaaacaaaaggcagattagTCTGTttcgtatttcttttttttttttttttttttttttggaggtaaAGAAAACCAGAACAGAGTTGAACATGTAAATTTTAAAATGCCCGTACAATTCGATGATATAGTTCTGATAATGTATGCCTAGAAAGTAGAAACGAAGGGATATGAATGCCTTGAAACAGATGAAATTGCACAATGCtgtttggagggattctttgaaaaaACATTTcagaaatttttgaaaacacCCGAAAAACAACTATTCTTGTTCCGGGTTTTGTTTGGAGCTGATTCATGCATGCTTCCGACTCCATGACGGGAAGTTTTTGAGAGTTCGGCACTCGTTTGCTTGGAAATCTCAGCGCAGCGAGGCCCTGAACATTtcaaggaaaagtgaaagtcaACCAACACGTCTGGATAATAGACCATCTAAGATATAGAAAGAAACTTGGCTTCGAGAAGCCTAAGCTATGATACGTGAGAACACGGTCAACCAAAAAGCTGATTTGTGTGTAATAATGATTTTGGGTAGAATTAGCCAACAGATGGAGGAAGCCCGACTATGGAATACGTCCTTTTCTTTTGTCTGGAAGATCGGCCAATTTGATTGCACTGAGTTTTTAGAGAAGCATTAGCCAAGTCATAGAACGGAGCAAGTAAATACAAACAAATAAGAGATTAGTAGTATAAGAAAGAGGATaagaatcaatcaaatcaaaCTTAATAGAGCCAAGTTCAGTCTAATGCAAGCTCAGTAGGGTCCTGAGATCGAATAGGCAATAGAACACTTTTCAGTTTGTCAAATGCGCAATGAAACTAgcttataaaatatttttctttgacAAAGTACGAGTAACCTAAACTAAACACTTCCAATGTAAACGATGAAAATTGGGTGGATACCCCCACAGTAAAATATCTTGGACAAATCCACACACGGTAAAACCAGACTTCAACCTGTTTGTAACCCGTAATTTTTACCTTCCTGAAGCACTTGGTGATAATGCTGCTGCTTCATGGCGTGGGCAGTTAACCAAACTAAgactagtaagtagtttaggaCCATGGGAAGTTTCATCTGCAATTTATGGCAGGGCAGATCGATTTCTCTCATCCAAACGTGCAAGGATCCCCAGAACAATCACAGTAGAAACACTTCTGTTTAAATCAACAAAATGTGAGCAAAAGATTTGATTAAACATCCGACTAAAACACTTACCTTTAAACCAATAAAATGGAATTAAAGATTGATTTTTTCAAAGGCTAGATCAAACACAGGAATGGGACAATATGGCTGAAAGAGGAACTAAACAGACTGTTGTAACTGTATTAGGAGAACAAACCTGAAGGTCCTAATTGCCATTgttaagtttgatattaggaAAAATGGCTGCAAGTGTGTGTAGCGAGacaatgagtgtgtttggacagccaattatttggccaaatatatttgctgacatcaccattacaattttcaatacacctttttatctttccaattacctttttatctcacatacatcacatcacaaaaagtgctacagtaaaaatatttcaaataacttacaatccaaacacactcaatatCTATCTCAAATCGAACCCTTTCTCAAGCTCTTGCAGAATGATCATCTCATCCAAGAAAGGCGCTTTTTCTGAGATCATCAAACACACGTCACTGATGGAGACGGGCTATCTGCTAAGCATGTAACCTGAGGAGGCCTAACTGAAAGCAAGGCAACATCATTTGAAAACTTTAGCTCAACAGCATAACCATTGCATCTTAGTAAGGAAGTAAAGATGTCACTATGAAGTGCTTTTGACCTTAGTGTATAATGCCTTTGAATGGGGCACATAGCCATGTATGGAAGCTTTCATTCCATCTTCCTTTTTTCCCCCCTTATAACTATCTTACTTCAAATACATGCTTTGAAGTCAAAACTGAACCTCAGCACTCCACAAAAGAATAGTGAGCTGCACAGACATGGAAATTGAGGACCAAACAGGAATGTTAGCAATTTGAGAAACTGAGGCAGATACTAATGTGATAGTATAGATGTCAATAACTGCATTTGCATCAAATATGACACATAATAATTCAATATCCAAAACACTACCTAAAAGTATGAGGTTCAACAGGATGTGACAGATACAAAACATAATAAGTACACAAGAATTTTGTTGGTGGACAAGCAACCAAAAGAACCCGCAAAGAGGTTTAAAAAATTCCATGTCAAGTAAgatttttgaaaatgattttggtCTTACAGACAAGACTATGATAGAAATACGAGTAGGAAAAAGAAGCCCAAATTACCTCAAATAGCCTACAGGAGTGAACTGTATGACTGAACTTCTTGATCAGATGACCACAGCAACAGCAATAGCAATCCCCTTTAAAAACAGCAGGAAGAACGAGGATTGCCCTCTACCATTAGCAAATTGTTAATTGAAGGAAAAACCAAGAAATTAACAATTTTATGTATGATCTTTACTAGTTAATCATTTCAGACCACATGGACCCTCAACTTGTGAagtaaggagaaaagaaagaagcaaaaagGTATGAATAAGTAATGTTATAGAAGGCTTTGATTCGAAGTGTGTTACATGGGTGGTCTTCCCACTGAATGATGGAAACCAAAATCGAGAGTACAAGCAGATAATTACCTTACTTTATTTCAGAAAATGAGCACGCTGCCATAGATGCTAGATAGCTTCATCATCCAAAACTTAACCCCTTGACGCAACTTTTGctgcaaaataaaaataacaatatgtAAGCACCAAAGAAATCTACAAGGAAACAAGGAGGGCTGCACCTAAACTAAGGATAAAAATCAGGAACTGAATCTCTTCAAGTTTACCGAAGCTTTAGGTGATTTAAATAAGTATACCTTGGACCAATCTGCCATATTTTGAAAACCTTGGATCCAGACCTGCCTCCAACATTTGATCCAAGAGCTTCTCAGATTCTTCTGAATCACCTTGTGCTTGTAGACCATAGATCAAAGTTGAGTAGGTAATGGCTGAAGGAGAAATCCCTTCTTCTATCATTGTCTCTTTGAGTTTCAAAGCTTCAGAAGTATTACCACTTTTGCAGTATCCATCAATCAAAGTATTATAGGAAATGAGATTTGGGGCTGGACCTTTCAAGCAAAGCTTGCTGTAAAGTTTTGTTGCTCGATCAAGGTTTCCAGATTTACATAGGCCATTTATAAGAGCATTATATGTAGCAATAGTCGGGATGAGACCCTTTTTCAGCATCTCATCCCGTAACTGAAATGCTCTATCGACATCACCAGACAATGACACACCATGAATCAGGGATGTGTATGTGAACTCATCTGGAATAAAACCTCTCACAGACATATCATTAATTACCTCCACAGCATTATCAACCCTGCCGTATTTACATAAACCTGCAATAGCTACATTATACAAATAGTTATTGGGAATAATGGAACTTTTGGTGCTTTTGTCAATTGACGTTGTAATTCTCTCTAAATCTTGTGATCCATCGTCAGAGTTTACCATGAGCTGGTCAGAAAAATATTTAAGACTTGGGGCACTATGTAAATCCATTACTTTCAGCAATACCTTGCTTGCTTCACCTCTCATACCAAGCCTGTACAATCCACTGATAATTGTGGTACAAATTATGGTGTTTGGAACTATACCCTTAGCTCTCATCTCGAAATAAGCATCTAGAGCTTTCTTCAGCATTCCTTCTCTGAACCAACCTGCGATGAGGGCTCCATATGTGATGATGTTTGCTTTTAATCCTCTGTTCTGCATCTCAGTGAGAACATCTGGCACTTGGCTAAATTTCCCTGCCCCAAAGAGTCCACTGATAATTGAGTTAAACATTTCAGTGGAAGCCGCAATTCTTTCCCTTTCCATGacatacaaaatttcaaaaacttttTCAATATCTCCAGTTTTAGCATAACCATCACTGAGAGTCCTATAAGTTACTTCATCAGGTGAAAATCCCAGTTCTTTCATCCTGTCAAACACCTGCTCCGCTTCAATTATTTTCCCCATTTTACACAATCCATTGATCATTGTATTTACAAGAATCCTACTTTTGGCAAAGCCTTGCGCTAAAACATGCTTCCACAGCATCAAAGCCTTCTCAGAAATTCCCTTGTTAAAGAGGCCATGCAAGAGAGCACCATAGCAAACTTCATCAGGAGTAACACCCCTTTTAAGCATCAAAGCCCAAAGACGCAAAGCATCATCAATAGCACCACTTTGGCACAAACCTTTCAAAAGAACACTATACGTAACAA contains the following coding sequences:
- the LOC113711640 gene encoding uncharacterized protein; this translates as MIRCQSICSFTRRLHTHLPLCRRRSFHSSATLLKWASGVEPSNLTTPELTNRVCRLLVLERHTDLKNLSFQFSHELVDAVLQKLKLNPSACLHFFRLASNQPNYRPHFKAYCKIVHILSKARLFDETRSYLDELIDLSRNISSVSLVYDELVRIYGEFKFSPTVFDMILKIYAKKGLIQNALYVFDNMPKCGRLPSLRSCNSLLSGLVKNHDFQTVFCVYEQIVRMGIVPDVYTCSIMVNAYCKDGRVCKAVEFLEEMEKKIGLELNSVIYHSLINAFVEEGDLENAEGVLRLMSERGIVKNVVTYTLLIKGYCKQGKVEEAENVFRVMKTEEGDKMAVDEQAYGVLIDGFCQVGKLDDAIRIKEEMLSFGLKMNMFTCNSLINGYCKLGQVSEAHGIVRSMSDWKLRPDSYTYTTLMNGYWQAGQTQQALILCDTMIRDGVEPTVVTYSVLLKGLCQSGAIDDALRLWALMLKRGVTPDEVCYGALLHGLFNKGISEKALMLWKHVLAQGFAKSRILVNTMINGLCKMGKIIEAEQVFDRMKELGFSPDEVTYRTLSDGYAKTGDIEKVFEILYVMERERIAASTEMFNSIISGLFGAGKFSQVPDVLTEMQNRGLKANIITYGALIAGWFREGMLKKALDAYFEMRAKGIVPNTIICTTIISGLYRLGMRGEASKVLLKVMDLHSAPSLKYFSDQLMVNSDDGSQDLERITTSIDKSTKSSIIPNNYLYNVAIAGLCKYGRVDNAVEVINDMSVRGFIPDEFTYTSLIHGVSLSGDVDRAFQLRDEMLKKGLIPTIATYNALINGLCKSGNLDRATKLYSKLCLKGPAPNLISYNTLIDGYCKSGNTSEALKLKETMIEEGISPSAITYSTLIYGLQAQGDSEESEKLLDQMLEAGLDPRFSKYGRLVQAKVASRG
- the LOC113711862 gene encoding probable galacturonosyltransferase-like 1, which gives rise to MKPQQLAIFLLFLLCVSFPSTSSITPSTSSPPSSIPQRFREAPEFYNSPECPSIISSDELDATDIISIDNNINNNSNDEDSASASDGDDDDGDVVEDHNFICSDDAVHVAMTLDAAYIRGSLAAILSILQHSSCPQNVIFHFVTSASSNASLLSTTVASSFPYLKFQVYRFADAAVAGLISTSIRSALDCPLNYARSYLANLLPLCVRKVVYLDSDLVLVDDIAKLASIPLGDDKVLAAPEYCNANFTSYFTPTFWSNPSLSLTFANRKACYFNTGVMVIDLDRWRAGDYTTKIEEWMELQKRMRIYELGSLPPFLLVFAGNIAPVDHRWNQHGLGGDNFRGLCRDLHPGPVSLLHWSGKGKPWARLDANRPCPLDALWAPYDLLKTPFAFDS